TCGTCCTGCAGCTTGGCGCGGGTCAACGCATCCAGCGCACCAAACGGCTCATCCATCAGCAGCACTTGCGGCTCCATGGACAAAGCCCGGGCAATGCCCACGCGCTGCTTCATACCGCCAGATATCTCGCCGGGGCGCTTTTGCGCGGCGTGCGTCAGACCCACCATGGCCAGTGCGGCGTCGGTGCGCTCGGCCAGCTGCGCCCTGGTTTCGCGCTTGGCAAAGACACGCTCCACCGCCAGGTGCACATTGCCCCAGCAGGTCAGCCATGGCAGCAGCGAATGGTTTTGAAACACTACGGCGCGCTCGGGGCCGGGGCCTTTGATTTCCTTGTTGGCGCACAGCAGTGCACCACTGGTGGGCACCGTCAACCCCGCAATCAGGTTGAGCAAGGTGGACTTGCCGCAGCCCGAGTGGCCGATGAGGCTCACAAACTCACCCTTGGCGATATTGAGATTGATGTCACGCAGCGCAGGAAACAGGCCTTTGGCGGTCTTGAAGGTCTGCTCTACATCGTGGATCTCGATGTACTTGGTGGACAGCGATGCGTTCATGATTTCACCTCTTCAAACGTAAAGGCCGAAGCCAGCTTGACCAGCGCCCATTCCAGCAACAGGCCCACGATGCCAATCACGAAGATGGCGATGATGATGTTCTTGACATTGAGGTTGTTCCACTCGTCCCAGACCCAAAAACCTATGCCCACGCCACCGGTCAGCATCTCGGCGGCCACGATCACCAGCCAGGCCGT
The sequence above is drawn from the Comamonas sp. 26 genome and encodes:
- a CDS encoding ABC transporter ATP-binding protein — its product is MNASLSTKYIEIHDVEQTFKTAKGLFPALRDINLNIAKGEFVSLIGHSGCGKSTLLNLIAGLTVPTSGALLCANKEIKGPGPERAVVFQNHSLLPWLTCWGNVHLAVERVFAKRETRAQLAERTDAALAMVGLTHAAQKRPGEISGGMKQRVGIARALSMEPQVLLMDEPFGALDALTRAKLQDELLEIVARTHSTVVMVTHDVDEAVLLSDKIVMLTNGPAATIGEVLHVELPRPRSRVALAEDLHYQGYRKAVIDFLYTRQGHVEKAA